Proteins from a genomic interval of Lolium perenne isolate Kyuss_39 chromosome 1, Kyuss_2.0, whole genome shotgun sequence:
- the LOC127327595 gene encoding probable F-box protein At4g22060: MAPETQPHLQPPPSWSAIPQDLAVLVLRLLPAYVDRARFAAVCPQWRAAARLPLPPPQPLLALPNGTFYSLPYTKPFRFPGCGFAGYQSVCGNWLVFSRDNGCFLVDPFSGATMTLPALSCIRLQPPNAVAKWSDSDDGRARFADPYITWMHISDESHKLHISKLIMCSPNLVAALVGIGHTTQILMCKPGALSWSVRAYDECKGFEDMAFYQGKLYAIADDENLLVVNISEDHNTGDPQVSKTAQVIKGDRCPWYHAVFDDNMMHNQKIYLVESRGALLMVRRAIWCKVPERGVDREIVARRNEFEVFKADFERSRWDKVTTVGDDQLLFLGRRCSMALSVSQYDIPGDSILFLDDDEENRVEYSYEGENTSFSTYHLRFRFISSALSKISWKRGDDMRLAVWLFPQDR, from the coding sequence ATGGCACCGGAGACGCAGCCGCACTTGCAGCCACCGCCTTCCTGGTCGGCCATCCCGCAAGACCTGGCCGTCCTGGTGCTCCGCCTGCTTCCCGCATACGTCGACCGTGCTCGCTTCGCCGCGGTGTGCCCACAGTGGCGTGCCGCCGCGAGGCTGCCCCTTCCTCCGCCACAGCCGCTGCTCGCGCTCCCCAACGGCACCTTCTACAGCCTCCCCTACACCAAGCCCTTCCGCTTCCCTGGCTGCGGCTTCGCTGGGTACCAGAGCGTCTGCGGGAACTGGCTCGTCTTCTCCCGCGACAACGGGTGCTTCCTGGTCGATCCCTTCTCCGGGGCCACCATGACGCTCCCTGCTCTCTCATGCATCCGCCTCCAGCCTCCAAATGCAGTCGCTAAATGGTCAGATTCAGATGATGGAAGGGCTAGATTTGCTGACCCTTACATTACATGGATGCACATCAGTGATGAATCACACAAGCTGCACATAAGTAAGCTAATCATGTGCTCGCCAAACCTTGTTGCTGCATTGGTTGGCATCGGACATACCACTCAGATTCTAATGTGCAAGCCAGGGGCATTGTCGTGGTCAGTACGAGCGTACGATGAGTGTAAGGGGTTCGAAGACATGGCATTCTACCAGGGCAAGCTATACGCCATTGCTGATGACGAGAACCTCCTTGTGGTGAACATCAGCGAGGACCATAACACTGGCGATCCACAGGTTTCTAAGACAGCTCAAGTCATCAAAGGTGATCGGTGCCCATGGTATCACGCTGTGTTCGATGACAACATGATGCACAACCAGAAGATCTACCTAGTTGAATCGCGTGGGGCGTTGCTGATGGTTCGCAGGGCGATTTGGTGCAAGGTGCCTGAGCGTGGAGTGGATAGGGAAATCGTGGCTCGACGGAACGAGTTTGAGGTATTCAAGGCTGACTTCGAGCGTTCACGTTGGGACAAGGTGACGACCGTTGGGGATGACCAGCTGCTGTTTCTAGGGCGAAGGTGTTCCATGGCTTTGTCCGTGTCTCAGTATGACATCCCAGGCGATAGCATCTTGTTCTTGGATGATGATGAGGAGAATCGTGTGGAGTATTCTTATGAGGGCGAGAACACTTCTTTCAGCACCTATCACCTGAGATTTCGTTTTATCAGTTCTGCTCTTTCAAAGATTTCATGGAAGCGTGGCGATGACATGCGTCTGGCAGTATGGCTCTTTCCTCAGGACCGTTGA